Below is a window of Pedobacter africanus DNA.
AAGAGCATCGGAAGTTACCTTTTCAGCATTGCCAAAAACCTGGCTATCGACTTCTTCCGGAAGGCGGCCCGGGAAACAAGTCTGCAGAACCATCTCATTGCCGTAGGAACAGAACTGCACAACCATGTGGACGAAGTCTTTTTTCATAAAGAGACTGCAGCGATTTTGGACAAGGCCATTCAGGCATTGCCTCCCCAGCAGCAAAAGATCTTTAATCTTTGCAAGATGGAAGGTAAGAGCTATGAAGAGGCCGCATCAATATTAGGCATTTCTTCGGCTACGGTAGGCAATCAATTGGTTAAAGCCGTAAAAAGTGTAAAAACGGCAATGTTGTCTTCAAAGGATGCACTAGTGATTATTCTTTCCATCCTGCTTACCCGTGGCATAAATTAATTTTTATTTTTTTTTCCGGGCAGTAGTATGATTTCCTTTTTCAGGCGTAATACAATAAAAAGAACTTTTGAAAAATACAGAGCAGCTCCATATTTTATTTCAAAAATACCTAAGCCAAAGTTGCAGTCCTGAGGAGATGAAGCAGCTTCTGGATGATCTGGCTGCGTCTAAGGAACAGGACGAGTTACTGGGGGCA
It encodes the following:
- a CDS encoding RNA polymerase sigma factor, which codes for MSSTTLPDEKQLLILLKQGDDHAFEEIYHLHSNRLYNNLLRLVKSEDMAMDLLQDLYVKLWNNRSAIDVDKSIGSYLFSIAKNLAIDFFRKAARETSLQNHLIAVGTELHNHVDEVFFHKETAAILDKAIQALPPQQQKIFNLCKMEGKSYEEAASILGISSATVGNQLVKAVKSVKTAMLSSKDALVIILSILLTRGIN